The DNA window GACAACGTACCTTAAACTGATTTTGATCGTGGTCTTGCGCGAACCTGTCGTATCATATTCCTCGTTCAAAAATTCCCGCGCTTTCTAGACAGCTAGAAGAAACCCTATCacctttaaaaatatatgttcATCAGTTTATCACTTTTGGAATATCCCGATAACTTCGAAATTGTCAGTCAGAGTATTTGGGTCACTGACGTCAACCATCACCGTTTTGTCAGCCTTTTCTCTTACGATTGCAAAGTGATTCGGATTCTTAAGTTGTTTACCCGATAAGCCTTGTCTTTGGGCCAACATTGTAAAAATGTTGATTATAACAAAAAAAGGTTGTTATGTTCAGTTACGGCTTGATTACGTTAATTTAGAAATATGTAAACCTCCATTAAGCGGCCCCCAAACTAAGATTTTTGATTGCAGCCAATAAAAGACCAAAAAGCAACAAGTCAAAGTCGGGAGACGTTCGAACACCCAAACCTAAGGTAATTTCCGGCTCTTTGTCTCTTGAAGCCATTTTGGTTTCATCCATAGTTAACTGTTAACCAACTAATTTTCATTGCTGCTTATATACTCTAAAAGGTTGATGCACGCTCGAACCTCTGTTGCGTATtgctatttttgtttgttcagGAACTGCAAAATAGTGTACAAGGCGAAAAGATAAGAAATATAATGAGCAGGAGAAGGTTCCCAGAGGATGACCTCGAGGTTTCCAGTGTTTCGGCCTCTGCCTCATCATCCACTTCACGCCCCACTAATGCTTTACAACCACTTAAACCCCCATCTAATACTCCACAACAACTCACAACCCCTCCGCATCAATCTAATACCCCACGACCACTCACACCCCTTTCGCGTCAATCTAATAACCCACGACCACACAAACCCCCTCCGCGTCAATCTAATACAACACAACCACCAGCATATCCTCCGCGTCAATCTTATGCCTTACAACAAACCACACCGCTACACACTTAACAACCACTCCGGCCCACTCCACGTCGTCCATCAGACACCCCACAACCATTCACACCCCCCTCCACGCCCATTTGATGACTTGCGTCCACTTTCATCCACTCCACGCCAATCCACAACCAGACCAAAGTTTACTCCGTTCACACACACCACGTCACAGTTTACTTCATCTTATTCTTTGCAAGCCACTAATACTTTAATGCGAACAGCACTTAATGCATCTAATAATTGGCAAGTCAATTCTTCAATAACTGGCGATTCTAACCTATCACTCGAATACGACACTCCTGATCCATTAATTACTAACTCCTTTTCCAGTTATTCCGCTATGTTGGAAGATGAGCAACCCAACAACTGGGAAACATTCGCTCATAGCACTACTTCTGCCATCCAAGACCTCAAGGCAGAGGTCGAAACACTTAAACAAGAGGTCAAAAACctgaaaagaaaactaaagGTGAGTTTATACCGTGTGATTATGCTAAAGTTGCAATACTTATGACAAAAACGAATAGGTTGTTGTTGGTTAAACGGCGGCTTCGATATTCTGAATCCGCTCCCTGGATATGAGGAACTTGGCTCTCAAACACAGGATATAAATATTATTTGGGCACAAATTCAAATTATGTCATTCGGTACTTTTATCCCGCCTTGGATTTTAAgattttgtaaattatgtatCTTATATTAGTAGCCGAATGCAGTGAATATAAGACTATCAGCAAGTAgttttggatttttcaaaggcTGTGACTGTGTGGTTTTTGCACATTGTAATAGTCCTTGTCCGCTGTTATCCCATAAAGAatattaattttctttttttgtatttttataggTTAACAAAGATGTTCCTGCAGAGGATCAACCCAGTCCAG is part of the Nematostella vectensis chromosome 13, jaNemVect1.1, whole genome shotgun sequence genome and encodes:
- the LOC116617382 gene encoding LIM domain-containing protein A isoform X1 yields the protein MTSRFPVFRPLPHHPLHAPLMLYNHLNPHLILHNNSQPLRINLIPHDHSHPFRVNLITHDHTNPLRVNLIQHNHQHILRVNLMPYNKPHRYTLNNHSGPLHVVHQTPHNHSHPPPRPFDDLRPLSSTPRQSTTRPKFTPFTHTTSQFTSSYSLQATNTLMRTALNASNNWQVNSSITGDSNLSLEYDTPDPLITNSFSSYSAMLEDEQPNNWETFAHSTTSAIQDLKAEVETLKQEVKNLKRKLKVNKDVPAEDQPSPVSQQKQKIKYLSKPLEGMKRLLSDLFTEEELMRCTLKGKGRSRDVLDSNKLQMIYGAMRGNYGMTDEKVDQLIRNQQKSLKDKTKKSLQYS
- the LOC116617382 gene encoding LIM domain-containing protein A isoform X2, whose translation is MTSRFPVFRPLPHHPLHAPLMLYNHLNPHLILHNNSQPLRINLIPHDHSHPFRVNLITHDHTNPLRVNLIQHNHQHILRVNLMPYNKPHRYTLNNHSGPLHVVHQTPHNHSHPPPRPFDDLRPLSSTPRQSTTRPKFTPFTHTTSQFTSSYSLQATNTLMRTALNASNNWQVNSSITGDSNLSLEYDTPDPLITNSFSSYSAMLEDEQPNNWETFAHSTTSAIQDLKAEVETLKQEVKNLKRKLKVNKDVPAEDQPSPVQKIKYLSKPLEGMKRLLSDLFTEEELMRCTLKGKGRSRDVLDSNKLQMIYGAMRGNYGMTDEKVDQLIRNQQKSLKDKTKKSLQYS
- the LOC116617382 gene encoding LIM domain-containing protein A isoform X3, with protein sequence MTSRFPVFRPLPHHPLHAPLMLYNHLNPHLILHNNSQPLRINLIPHDHSHPFRVNLITHDHTNPLRVNLIQHNHQHILRVNLMPYNKPHRYTLNNHSGPLHVVHQTPHNHSHPPPRPFDDLRPLSSTPRQSTTRPKFTPFTHTTSQFTSSYSLQATNTLMRTALNASNNWQVNSSITGDSNLSLEYDTPDPLITNSFSSYSAMLEDEQPNNWETFAHSTTSAIQDLKAEVETLKQEVKNLKRKLKVNKDVPAEDQPSPVKIKYLSKPLEGMKRLLSDLFTEEELMRCTLKGKGRSRDVLDSNKLQMIYGAMRGNYGMTDEKVDQLIRNQQKSLKDKTKKSLQYS
- the LOC116617382 gene encoding LIM domain-containing protein A isoform X4, with the protein product MTSRFPVFRPLPHHPLHAPLMLYNHLNPHLILHNNSQPLRINLIPHDHSHPFRVNLITHDHTNPLRVNLIQHNHQHILRVNLMPYNKPHRYTLNNHSGPLHVVHQTPHNHSHPPPRPFDDLRPLSSTPRQSTTRPKFTPFTHTTSQFTSSYSLQATNTLMRTALNASNNWQVNSSITGDSNLSLEYDTPDPLITNSFSSYSAMLEDEQPNNWETFAHSTTSAIQDLKAEVETLKQEVKNLKRKLKVNKDVPAEDQPSPVVRFDKTSNKQYNQNRELV